Proteins from a genomic interval of Sphingobacterium lactis:
- the nrdE gene encoding class 1b ribonucleoside-diphosphate reductase subunit alpha produces the protein MIANEVAKNWILLNNEIMIKHDDEFSLHKDKEAVRAYFLEYVNKNTVFFYTLKEKIDYLVENNYYIDFYKWFTFEQMEEVFNFVYAKKFRFQSFMAAFKFFQSYALRDDSGEKFLERYEDRVVAVSLFLAREEGVQKAIEYAEIMINQEYQPATPTFLNAGKKRSGELVSCFLDEIGDNLNGIGYAVDSAMKLSSIGGGVSFNISKIRGRGEAIKGVDGRAGGVLPIMKIMEDTFSYANQLGQRPGAGAVYLNIFHSDIEEFLDCKKINVDEKVRIKSLSIGIIVPDKFMELAEKDEPCYLIYPHTVMQEYGKYLDELDMDVMYDELITNPNVKKKKINARHLLVKIAQTQKESGYPYIFFKENTNRAHALNGIGKVKFSNLCTEIMQVSEVSDINIYGKEDTIRYGISCNLGSLNIATVMDNKRIKETVKTAMRALTVVTDVTDIEMVPSIAKANRELHSVGLGAMNLHGYLAKSFIMYESTEALDFANTFFMIMNYYSLEASMEIAKERQRTFVGFEKSDYANGAYFDKYLDRDYMPKTDKVKELFEGIHIPTIEDWANLKAQVAEHGIYHAYRLAIAPNQSTSYIMNATASVMPIVDIIEVREYGDSTTYYPMPYLTNDNYFYFKSAYDMDQMKVLKLISVIQRHIDQGVSTILHTNSKDSTRDLAKYYIYGHKLGLKSLYYTRTRKSTIEECISCSA, from the coding sequence ATGATAGCAAACGAGGTAGCGAAAAACTGGATATTGCTTAACAACGAAATCATGATCAAACATGATGACGAGTTCAGCTTGCATAAAGACAAGGAGGCTGTACGCGCCTATTTCCTGGAATATGTAAATAAAAACACCGTTTTCTTTTACACATTGAAGGAAAAAATAGACTATTTGGTAGAGAACAATTACTATATCGATTTCTACAAATGGTTTACGTTTGAGCAAATGGAAGAGGTATTCAACTTCGTCTATGCGAAGAAATTCCGTTTCCAGTCCTTTATGGCTGCTTTCAAGTTCTTCCAAAGTTATGCCTTACGTGATGACTCTGGCGAGAAGTTCTTGGAACGCTACGAAGACCGCGTGGTTGCTGTATCCCTATTCCTCGCTCGCGAAGAAGGTGTGCAGAAGGCCATCGAATATGCTGAAATTATGATCAATCAAGAATATCAGCCTGCTACCCCGACATTCTTGAACGCTGGAAAGAAACGTTCCGGTGAATTGGTATCCTGTTTCTTGGATGAGATCGGCGATAACCTGAACGGTATCGGTTATGCGGTTGATTCTGCCATGAAACTATCCTCTATCGGTGGTGGTGTATCCTTCAATATCTCCAAAATCCGCGGTCGTGGCGAAGCCATCAAGGGCGTGGACGGACGTGCAGGTGGGGTATTGCCAATCATGAAGATCATGGAGGACACCTTCTCCTACGCCAACCAATTGGGCCAACGCCCAGGTGCTGGTGCGGTGTACCTGAACATCTTCCACTCCGATATCGAAGAGTTCTTGGATTGTAAGAAAATCAACGTCGATGAAAAGGTACGGATCAAGTCCCTATCCATCGGTATCATCGTTCCGGATAAGTTCATGGAATTGGCGGAAAAAGACGAACCATGCTACCTGATCTATCCACACACCGTAATGCAAGAGTACGGCAAGTACCTTGATGAGTTGGATATGGATGTGATGTACGACGAGTTGATCACCAACCCGAACGTTAAGAAGAAAAAAATCAACGCACGTCACCTTTTGGTGAAGATTGCACAGACACAGAAAGAGTCTGGATATCCATACATCTTCTTCAAGGAGAACACCAACCGCGCCCATGCCCTAAATGGCATCGGGAAAGTTAAATTCTCCAACCTATGTACCGAGATCATGCAGGTATCCGAAGTATCGGACATCAATATCTACGGTAAAGAAGATACCATCCGTTATGGAATCTCCTGTAACCTGGGATCCCTGAACATCGCTACAGTGATGGACAACAAACGGATCAAGGAAACTGTGAAAACAGCCATGCGCGCATTGACCGTGGTGACGGATGTGACCGATATCGAAATGGTACCTTCCATTGCCAAAGCAAACCGCGAGTTACACTCCGTAGGTTTGGGCGCCATGAACTTGCACGGCTACTTGGCGAAGAGCTTCATCATGTACGAATCCACCGAAGCGCTAGACTTCGCGAACACGTTCTTCATGATCATGAACTACTATTCCCTGGAAGCATCCATGGAAATCGCAAAAGAGCGTCAGCGTACATTCGTAGGTTTCGAAAAATCAGACTATGCAAATGGTGCTTATTTCGACAAATACCTGGACCGCGACTACATGCCGAAAACCGATAAGGTAAAAGAATTGTTCGAAGGTATCCACATCCCGACGATTGAAGATTGGGCGAACCTGAAAGCACAGGTAGCCGAGCACGGAATCTACCATGCTTACCGTTTGGCCATCGCTCCGAACCAATCTACATCGTATATCATGAACGCAACGGCATCCGTTATGCCAATCGTAGATATCATCGAAGTCAGAGAGTATGGCGACAGTACAACGTACTACCCGATGCCGTATCTAACAAACGACAACTACTTCTACTTCAAGTCGGCTTACGACATGGACCAGATGAAAGTCTTGAAATTGATCTCTGTGATTCAACGTCACATCGACCAAGGGGTATCAACGATCTTGCATACGAACTCGAAAGATTCAACCCGTGATCTAGCTAAATACTACATCTACGGTCATAAGTTAGGCTTGAAATCGCTGTACTATACCCGTACGCGTAAATCAACCATCGAGGAATGTATTTCCTGCTCGGCATAA
- the nrdI gene encoding class Ib ribonucleoside-diphosphate reductase assembly flavoprotein NrdI: MIYLYYDSRTGNVERFINKVVQITGWTALRIQDGLEVQEAGHLITYTTNFGKVPEKTETFMQQQAHLISSVTSSGNRNWGRNFAIAADKISENFDIPTAMKFELSGTLEDINQFIDIIKNQHYDSKRGSEKLDIA, from the coding sequence ATGATTTATTTATATTATGACTCTCGAACAGGTAATGTGGAACGCTTTATTAACAAAGTCGTTCAGATTACAGGATGGACGGCTCTACGCATCCAAGATGGCTTGGAAGTGCAGGAGGCTGGACACCTGATCACCTATACCACAAACTTTGGCAAGGTGCCCGAGAAAACGGAGACCTTCATGCAGCAGCAAGCCCACCTGATCAGCTCGGTAACATCCAGCGGAAACAGAAACTGGGGGCGCAACTTTGCCATTGCAGCAGACAAAATCTCTGAAAACTTCGACATCCCTACAGCGATGAAATTCGAACTTTCAGGCACACTAGAAGATATTAATCAATTTATTGACATCATCAAAAATCAGCACTATGATAGCAAACGAGGTAGCGAAAAACTGGATATTGCTTAA
- a CDS encoding glutaredoxin family protein, translating into MARIIKFEKNDCAPCAQVSAYLDSKGIAYETINPFDEPELAVKFKVRTVPTVIVLENDEIKNRIIGFNPAELDQIAL; encoded by the coding sequence ATGGCAAGAATCATTAAATTCGAAAAAAATGACTGTGCTCCATGCGCACAAGTGTCGGCTTACCTGGACAGTAAAGGTATTGCCTATGAAACGATCAATCCTTTCGACGAGCCGGAATTAGCTGTTAAGTTTAAAGTTCGCACAGTACCTACTGTCATTGTACTGGAGAACGACGAGATCAAGAACCGCATCATTGGTTTCAACCCTGCGGAGTTGGATCAAATTGCATTGTAG
- a CDS encoding alpha/beta hydrolase family protein has protein sequence MKYNFLFILLLIFTLGHAQENLSFQKPVQDILTLADYQRPPSIQMSSDKAWVLFMYRPTYKTLAELGVEETKLAGLRINKSAAISSTETYFDRLQVKPAAGDAYIDIPLPENAQVSNVQFSPDSKKIAFTNTDATGVALYIYQLDSKKLDKITEYNLNAILHQPFLWNRSSDKLLVSLRQRLVKREPSERVVASGPIISTSDGQVSQLRTYQDLLKTPDDEREFEELTTSSLAWVDFTGAQTKFLDNDLYMSSSLSPDGQYVLVTKLKRPFSYVVPYYSFPTESTVYDLSGNVVKQVNATDLMEVMPKGFSSTRPGKRSMNWRSDKPATLSFVQALDGGDANKPAEFRDELFLWDAPFTAAPKSIVKLADRFGGVQWGNDEYALVYSQWYDTRNIKTFLLNPTTGASKLIHDRNSQDIYSDPGYAYSDKNQFGTYSMYIKNGKSYWLGSGYTKEGEFPFIDEFDFKTLKTKRLYTAKATDKQERIASVIDMDKGNILISLQSPTDYPNYYEKNIKSGKTKPVTSIENPFASLKDVHKEVLNYKRNDGVELSGTLYLPAGYDKTKKEKLPLLIWAYPREYKDKATAGQSTANPKLFTFPSYGSFIYWVNRGYAVLDNAAFPIVGEGKTEPNDSFIPQLVANAAAAIDAVDQLGYVDTARVAVGGHSYGAFMTAHLLSNSNLFAAGIARSGAYNRTLTPFGFQSEQRNLWDDPKLYTTMSPFFSADKMKTPMLLVHGAADNNPGTFTLQTERYFQALKNLGAPVRMVLLPGESHGYAAKENIFHLLWEQDQFLEKYVKNKKK, from the coding sequence ATGAAGTACAATTTCCTCTTTATTTTGTTGTTGATTTTCACCCTGGGCCACGCCCAAGAAAATCTCTCCTTTCAGAAACCCGTTCAGGATATCTTGACCTTGGCAGACTACCAACGCCCGCCTTCGATCCAGATGAGTAGCGATAAGGCATGGGTGCTCTTTATGTACCGCCCGACCTATAAGACATTGGCCGAGCTGGGGGTGGAAGAGACCAAGCTTGCCGGTCTACGCATCAACAAGAGCGCAGCAATTTCCAGCACGGAAACATATTTTGATAGGCTTCAGGTGAAACCAGCAGCAGGAGATGCCTATATTGATATCCCGCTACCTGAAAATGCGCAGGTATCCAATGTACAATTCTCACCAGATTCCAAAAAGATCGCATTCACGAATACAGATGCTACTGGGGTAGCGTTATATATCTACCAATTGGACAGCAAAAAACTGGATAAAATCACGGAATATAACCTGAATGCGATTCTGCACCAACCATTTCTCTGGAACCGCAGTTCCGATAAGTTATTGGTCAGCCTCCGTCAACGTTTGGTGAAGCGTGAACCTTCCGAAAGGGTAGTTGCTTCAGGGCCTATCATTTCGACCTCGGATGGCCAGGTTTCGCAATTGCGTACCTACCAGGATCTACTGAAGACACCCGATGATGAACGTGAATTTGAAGAATTGACTACTTCCTCATTGGCATGGGTCGACTTTACAGGTGCACAGACCAAATTTTTGGATAACGACCTGTACATGAGTTCCTCCCTATCACCGGACGGCCAGTATGTTTTGGTGACCAAGTTGAAGCGCCCATTCTCTTATGTTGTCCCTTATTACAGTTTCCCGACGGAATCCACTGTGTATGACCTGTCCGGAAATGTGGTGAAGCAGGTGAATGCAACGGATTTGATGGAAGTGATGCCTAAAGGTTTCTCTTCTACGCGCCCTGGCAAACGCTCCATGAACTGGCGTTCCGATAAACCGGCGACCCTGTCTTTTGTACAGGCGCTCGATGGTGGCGACGCCAATAAACCGGCAGAATTCCGTGATGAACTTTTCCTATGGGATGCGCCATTCACAGCGGCTCCGAAATCCATCGTCAAATTGGCCGATCGCTTTGGTGGCGTGCAATGGGGGAATGACGAATATGCTTTGGTATATAGCCAATGGTACGATACCCGGAATATCAAAACCTTCCTATTGAACCCAACAACCGGAGCAAGCAAGTTGATCCATGACCGCAACAGCCAGGATATCTACAGCGATCCAGGGTATGCTTACAGCGATAAGAACCAGTTCGGTACCTACAGTATGTACATCAAGAATGGCAAGTCATACTGGTTGGGATCCGGTTATACCAAAGAAGGGGAGTTCCCTTTCATTGACGAATTTGATTTCAAGACTTTAAAGACCAAGCGTCTGTACACGGCAAAAGCAACCGATAAGCAAGAGCGTATTGCCTCTGTGATCGATATGGACAAAGGTAATATCCTGATCTCCTTGCAATCACCAACAGATTACCCGAATTATTACGAGAAGAACATAAAATCCGGAAAGACCAAGCCGGTCACCTCCATTGAAAATCCGTTTGCCAGTTTAAAGGATGTGCACAAGGAAGTGCTAAACTACAAGCGTAACGATGGCGTGGAACTGTCGGGTACACTGTATCTCCCTGCGGGATACGACAAGACCAAAAAGGAAAAACTTCCGCTGTTGATCTGGGCTTACCCACGTGAGTACAAGGATAAAGCAACTGCAGGGCAGAGCACGGCGAATCCGAAGCTGTTCACATTCCCGAGTTACGGATCCTTTATCTATTGGGTGAACCGCGGGTATGCGGTACTGGATAATGCGGCATTTCCAATCGTTGGCGAAGGTAAGACCGAGCCGAACGATTCCTTCATCCCGCAATTGGTCGCCAATGCTGCCGCCGCTATCGATGCTGTGGATCAATTGGGCTATGTAGATACTGCTAGGGTCGCTGTTGGAGGACACTCGTATGGCGCTTTCATGACGGCACACCTCTTGAGCAATTCGAATTTGTTCGCTGCGGGGATTGCACGCTCAGGTGCCTACAACCGTACGTTAACACCATTTGGATTCCAGAGCGAGCAACGGAACTTGTGGGATGATCCGAAGTTGTACACCACGATGTCGCCATTCTTTAGTGCCGACAAGATGAAGACGCCAATGCTGTTGGTGCACGGTGCCGCAGACAACAATCCAGGAACCTTTACCCTTCAGACCGAGCGTTACTTCCAGGCCCTGAAGAACTTGGGCGCACCAGTGCGCATGGTATTGCTTCCAGGGGAATCCCATGGCTATGCTGCCAAGGAGAATATCTTCCACTTATTGTGGGAACAGGATCAATTCTTGGAAAAATATGTGAAGAATAAAAAGAAATAG
- a CDS encoding DUF2911 domain-containing protein, whose product MKASTILLVLTMLFSFGLAEAQETKPKQSPPDSSSVTTDDGVTIAINYGSPSLKGRQLGVDIAEVGKVWRAGANEATTVSFDKDVTVEGKALPAGKYSLHAIPGEQKTTFIFNKVWKKWGTEYDEAQDALRVDVDNQETSDSVERLKITADKSGKIHLAWGNYGLSMNVKAAK is encoded by the coding sequence ATGAAAGCATCTACGATCTTATTAGTTTTGACTATGCTTTTCAGTTTTGGTCTTGCCGAGGCGCAAGAAACGAAACCGAAGCAAAGTCCTCCCGACAGCTCGAGCGTCACCACGGATGATGGTGTCACCATTGCCATCAATTATGGCAGTCCATCCTTGAAAGGACGCCAATTGGGTGTTGATATTGCCGAAGTGGGTAAAGTTTGGCGCGCCGGAGCGAATGAAGCAACCACGGTTTCCTTCGATAAAGACGTTACAGTGGAAGGCAAGGCACTACCTGCCGGTAAATACAGTTTGCATGCCATTCCGGGTGAGCAAAAGACCACCTTTATCTTCAATAAGGTTTGGAAGAAATGGGGTACTGAGTATGATGAGGCGCAGGATGCACTGCGTGTAGACGTCGACAACCAGGAAACATCGGATAGTGTCGAGCGCTTGAAAATTACTGCGGACAAATCCGGAAAGATTCACCTCGCTTGGGGGAACTACGGCCTTTCCATGAATGTGAAAGCAGCCAAATAA
- the ilvA gene encoding threonine ammonia-lyase IlvA gives MSLDLSTLTLDSVSAKEQIKDVVKRTPLQYNHHLSEKYGAEVYLKREDLQVVRSYKLRGAFNKICSLSADERARGVVCASAGNHAQGVSLSCKKLDIKGVIFMPGPTPRQKITQTEMWGNGNIEIILTGDTFDDCQKGALEYAREHGMTFIPPFDDPKVIEGQGTVAVEILEDLPDVDAVFIPIGGGGLSSGVSYHLSKVAPQVKCYGVEPEGAPSMQAAMQHGGPIELEHINKFVDGAAVKKVGSLNYDISSQLLTSIRSIPEGKICTTILELYNKDAIVVEPAGALSVAALEFHKDQIKGKKVVCIISGGNNDIDRMSEIKELSLLYEGFKHYFIVRFPQRPGALRLLVTEVLGPKDDITRFEYIKKTERERGPALIGVELNHPNDYITLLERLKAYKFDFIEVNKDQTLFEYLV, from the coding sequence ATGAGTTTGGATCTATCGACACTTACCTTAGACTCGGTCTCTGCCAAAGAACAAATAAAGGACGTCGTCAAACGCACGCCCCTACAATACAACCATCACCTGTCGGAGAAATACGGTGCGGAGGTCTACCTGAAACGGGAAGACCTACAAGTTGTACGGTCCTACAAGCTCCGTGGTGCCTTCAACAAGATCTGCAGCCTCAGTGCCGATGAACGTGCACGTGGCGTAGTCTGTGCCAGTGCCGGCAACCATGCGCAAGGCGTCTCCCTATCCTGCAAGAAACTGGATATCAAAGGCGTCATCTTTATGCCCGGACCGACACCACGCCAGAAAATCACCCAGACGGAGATGTGGGGAAATGGCAATATCGAAATCATCCTCACGGGCGATACCTTCGATGATTGCCAAAAAGGTGCATTGGAATACGCTCGGGAGCATGGCATGACCTTTATTCCACCTTTTGATGACCCGAAGGTAATCGAAGGCCAGGGAACGGTGGCAGTTGAAATCCTGGAGGATCTTCCGGATGTCGATGCGGTGTTTATCCCGATTGGCGGCGGCGGTCTATCTTCCGGTGTCAGTTATCATTTGAGCAAGGTGGCACCGCAGGTGAAGTGCTATGGGGTAGAGCCCGAAGGTGCGCCTTCCATGCAGGCAGCCATGCAACATGGCGGTCCTATTGAGCTAGAGCACATCAACAAATTCGTGGACGGGGCAGCAGTTAAAAAAGTCGGCTCCCTCAACTATGACATCAGTTCGCAGCTCCTGACCAGCATCAGATCCATTCCCGAAGGAAAGATCTGTACGACTATCCTCGAACTGTATAACAAGGATGCCATTGTGGTGGAACCTGCAGGTGCACTATCCGTAGCCGCCTTGGAATTCCATAAAGATCAGATCAAGGGCAAGAAAGTGGTGTGTATCATTTCCGGTGGCAATAACGATATCGATCGCATGAGCGAGATCAAAGAGTTGTCCCTGTTATATGAAGGATTCAAGCATTACTTTATCGTCCGCTTTCCACAGCGCCCGGGTGCCCTCCGGTTATTGGTAACCGAGGTCTTGGGACCAAAAGACGATATCACCCGCTTTGAATACATTAAAAAAACAGAGCGTGAACGCGGTCCTGCGTTAATTGGTGTTGAATTAAATCATCCAAATGATTATATTACATTATTAGAACGGCTGAAAGCCTATAAGTTTGACTTCATTGAAGTCAACAAAGACCAGACTTTATTCGAGTATCTGGTATAA
- a CDS encoding 2-isopropylmalate synthase: protein MLHDPNHLYIFDTTLRDGEQVPGCQLTTPEKVEIAKDLERLGVDIIEAGFPVSSPGDFQSVVELSKAVNDVIICALTRANRNDIDVAAEALKYAKRPRIHTGIGSSDMHIKYKFNSTREEILERAVEAVKHAKSYVEDVEFYAEDAGRADLEFLAKMVEAVIGAGATVVNIPDTNGYCLPDQYGAKIKFLKEHVKNIDQAIISAHCHNDLGLATANSIAAIQNGARQVECTINGIGERAGNTSLEEVAMILKVHNQSFGGLSSNINSQMFTALSRKVSDMMNMPVQPNKAIVGRNAFAHSSGIHQDGFLKHRENYEIIRPEDVGLEEADIILTARSGRHALKHHLERLGYNLDKETLANCYERFLVLADAKKEIVDEDLLSLVK from the coding sequence ATGTTACACGATCCTAATCACTTATACATTTTCGACACGACATTACGTGACGGTGAGCAAGTGCCGGGGTGTCAATTGACGACCCCAGAGAAAGTCGAAATTGCTAAAGATCTGGAACGTCTGGGGGTCGATATTATCGAGGCTGGCTTTCCGGTCTCAAGCCCTGGAGACTTCCAGTCGGTCGTTGAGCTTTCCAAGGCAGTGAACGATGTGATCATCTGTGCACTGACCCGCGCTAACAGAAACGACATCGATGTCGCGGCCGAGGCCTTAAAATATGCGAAGAGACCCCGTATCCATACAGGTATCGGTTCTTCGGATATGCACATTAAATATAAGTTCAACAGTACGCGTGAGGAAATCCTAGAACGCGCCGTAGAAGCCGTAAAACATGCCAAATCCTATGTGGAGGATGTGGAGTTCTATGCGGAAGATGCCGGCCGTGCCGACCTGGAATTCCTGGCAAAGATGGTCGAAGCGGTGATCGGTGCCGGAGCGACAGTTGTGAATATTCCCGATACCAACGGCTATTGTTTACCGGACCAATATGGCGCCAAGATCAAATTCCTGAAGGAACATGTGAAGAACATCGATCAGGCCATTATTTCAGCGCATTGCCACAATGACTTGGGCTTGGCTACGGCCAATTCCATTGCAGCCATCCAGAATGGTGCCCGTCAGGTGGAATGTACCATCAACGGCATCGGTGAGCGCGCCGGAAACACCTCCCTGGAAGAAGTTGCCATGATCCTGAAAGTGCACAACCAATCGTTCGGTGGACTTTCCTCCAACATCAATAGCCAAATGTTCACGGCCCTTTCCAGAAAGGTTAGCGACATGATGAATATGCCGGTTCAGCCGAACAAAGCTATCGTTGGTCGGAATGCCTTCGCCCACAGCTCCGGTATCCATCAGGACGGCTTCCTCAAGCATCGCGAAAATTACGAAATCATCCGTCCGGAAGATGTCGGCTTGGAAGAGGCAGACATTATCCTAACCGCACGTTCAGGACGTCACGCCCTGAAGCACCACTTGGAGCGCTTGGGGTATAACCTCGACAAGGAAACATTGGCAAATTGCTACGAGCGTTTCTTGGTTCTTGCAGATGCGAAGAAAGAAATCGTTGATGAAGACCTCTTGAGCCTAGTAAAATAA
- the leuB gene encoding 3-isopropylmalate dehydrogenase, whose amino-acid sequence MKKNILIIPGDGIGQEVTTWGKEVLNTIAQKYNHEFTFDEAIMGHTAIEATGNPLPDETLEKAKASDAILFGAIGHAKYDNDPSAKVRPEQGLLKIRKELGLYANLRPILLFDELLDASSLKPEVLKGTDILFFRELTGDVYFGEKNRNEDNTFASDLMNYHRYEVERIARKAFEAARTRSKKLCSVDKANVLETSRLWREVVQELAKEYSDVETEHMFIDNAAMQLVKNPKKFDVVLTANLFGDILTDEASQIAGSMGMLASASVGDGTGFFEPIHGSAHDIAGQNKANPLASILSAALMLDIAFGLQEEAKEVTNAVAATLKAGWRTGDIANAETAADKILGTKEMGAKVLEFLK is encoded by the coding sequence ATGAAGAAAAACATTCTTATCATTCCCGGAGATGGAATTGGCCAAGAGGTAACCACTTGGGGAAAAGAAGTTCTAAATACCATTGCACAGAAGTATAACCACGAGTTTACTTTTGATGAAGCCATTATGGGCCATACAGCCATTGAGGCGACCGGAAACCCATTGCCCGATGAAACATTGGAAAAAGCGAAAGCGTCCGATGCCATTTTATTCGGTGCCATTGGCCATGCCAAATACGACAATGACCCTTCAGCAAAGGTTCGTCCCGAGCAAGGTTTATTGAAAATACGCAAGGAATTGGGCTTATATGCCAACCTGCGTCCGATCCTGTTGTTCGACGAGCTCTTGGATGCGTCCAGTTTGAAGCCTGAGGTATTGAAGGGCACGGACATCCTATTCTTCCGTGAATTGACGGGAGATGTTTATTTCGGTGAAAAAAACCGCAACGAAGACAACACCTTTGCGTCCGACCTGATGAACTACCACCGCTATGAAGTGGAGCGTATCGCCCGCAAGGCATTCGAGGCTGCACGAACCAGAAGCAAGAAGTTATGTTCAGTCGACAAGGCGAATGTATTGGAGACTTCCCGCCTATGGCGCGAAGTGGTGCAGGAACTGGCCAAAGAATACAGCGATGTGGAAACAGAGCACATGTTCATCGACAATGCGGCCATGCAGCTGGTGAAGAACCCGAAGAAATTCGACGTGGTATTGACCGCAAACCTATTCGGTGATATCCTAACGGATGAAGCTTCGCAGATTGCGGGATCCATGGGTATGTTGGCGTCGGCATCGGTGGGAGACGGAACAGGATTCTTCGAACCGATCCATGGTTCTGCGCATGATATCGCAGGACAGAACAAGGCGAACCCATTGGCCTCTATCCTATCGGCAGCGCTGATGCTGGACATCGCCTTCGGATTACAGGAAGAAGCCAAAGAAGTAACCAATGCTGTGGCAGCAACCCTGAAAGCCGGTTGGAGAACGGGGGACATCGCCAATGCGGAGACCGCAGCGGACAAGATCTTGGGCACCAAGGAAATGGGCGCCAAGGTTTTGGAATTCTTAAAGTAG
- a CDS encoding ATP-binding cassette domain-containing protein → MSAIVHIDNLAVAYGQTPVLQQLSWTIERGSHYVLAGTSGSGKSTLAKAIARLISSSGTITYAFDTESPLLPKAIYVSNWYQFTNLEGDRNFYYQQRYNRHQGQDTLTVRAELLHFAKSNGLDLGTVQDKMDAMGFAHTMDSQLIELSSGEHKKLQLVKALWQKPQLLLIDEPFTGLDTQSRYALNDWLDELAEEGVQLVLITNDHILPAAMNRYAHISNGKLEVVPALADIPQDALRQAKDLPAFLMEEPQTDFDSIADLRNIVVRYGEKVVLKDVSWQIAVGDKWLLQGPNGSGKSTLLSLINGDHPQSYGLDITLFGKKRGSGESIWDIKEKIGMISPEMHWYFDQQATVWHTLASGFYDSIGWFIDVKFQERKQIEDLMAFFDLTEHKDQLLHTLPLGKQRLAMLARSIIKNPPLLVLDEPCQGLDAQQARYFNAVVDELCRHGKTLIYVGHYESQLPQCIEKRIILEKGEVVALENKVENVL, encoded by the coding sequence ATGAGCGCTATAGTCCATATCGACAATCTTGCTGTAGCATACGGGCAGACGCCCGTTTTGCAACAACTGTCATGGACTATTGAACGCGGAAGCCATTACGTTCTTGCGGGCACAAGCGGATCCGGAAAGAGTACGCTGGCGAAGGCCATCGCTAGATTAATTTCCAGCAGTGGAACCATTACGTATGCTTTCGATACCGAAAGCCCGCTGCTGCCCAAAGCGATCTATGTTTCCAACTGGTACCAGTTTACCAATTTGGAGGGCGACCGGAATTTCTATTACCAGCAGCGCTACAACCGCCACCAAGGCCAAGATACCTTGACGGTACGTGCGGAACTGCTGCACTTTGCGAAATCCAACGGCCTGGATCTGGGCACGGTTCAGGATAAGATGGATGCCATGGGTTTTGCACATACCATGGATTCTCAACTGATCGAGCTATCCAGCGGCGAACACAAGAAACTGCAATTGGTCAAGGCACTGTGGCAGAAACCACAGCTGCTGCTGATCGATGAACCCTTCACCGGGCTCGATACGCAGTCGAGGTACGCCCTCAATGATTGGCTGGACGAATTGGCGGAAGAAGGCGTGCAATTGGTACTGATTACCAATGATCACATCCTACCCGCAGCCATGAACCGTTACGCACATATCAGCAACGGTAAGTTGGAGGTGGTTCCCGCATTGGCAGACATTCCGCAGGATGCCCTGCGCCAAGCGAAGGATTTGCCGGCTTTCCTTATGGAAGAACCGCAGACCGATTTTGACAGCATAGCGGACCTCAGGAACATTGTGGTGCGGTATGGAGAAAAAGTCGTCCTGAAGGACGTGTCCTGGCAAATAGCGGTCGGGGATAAATGGCTGCTACAGGGACCCAATGGTTCCGGGAAATCGACGCTACTGAGCTTGATCAATGGTGACCATCCCCAATCCTATGGACTGGACATCACCCTATTCGGCAAGAAAAGGGGGTCCGGCGAGAGCATCTGGGACATCAAGGAAAAGATCGGTATGATATCACCGGAAATGCATTGGTACTTTGACCAACAGGCAACGGTATGGCATACCTTAGCCTCCGGATTTTACGACAGTATCGGTTGGTTTATCGATGTGAAATTCCAGGAAAGAAAACAGATTGAGGACCTGATGGCTTTCTTCGATCTGACGGAACATAAAGATCAGTTGCTGCATACGCTGCCCCTAGGCAAGCAGCGCTTGGCTATGCTGGCGCGAAGCATCATCAAGAACCCTCCTTTATTGGTCTTGGATGAGCCCTGCCAGGGACTGGATGCGCAACAGGCACGGTACTTCAATGCAGTGGTCGACGAACTCTGCCGCCACGGCAAAACATTGATCTACGTGGGCCATTATGAAAGTCAGCTGCCGCAGTGCATCGAAAAAAGAATCATATTAGAAAAAGGCGAAGTAGTAGCCTTGGAAAATAAAGTAGAAAACGTTTTATAA